One Cyanobium sp. Tous-M-B4 genomic region harbors:
- a CDS encoding lipid-A-disaccharide synthase-related protein — MSSSLLVLSNGHGEDLIAQRVLQALRARQPNLEIQVLPLVGLGEAFSADAAACHLQRIGPQLQLPSGGFSNQSLRGLARDLGAGLPLLSWRQLQLVRHSARQGSPVLAIGDLLPLLLAWSGGGSFGFIGTPKSDHTWATPAPAGWAATLLADAYHRCKGSEWDPWEWALMGSRRCRLVAVRDQLTAQGLQRHKVAALAPGNPMMDGFRHTPLPAGLASQRRLILLAGSRLPEALGNARRLLGCLSLQQPRQPTTVLVASGSAPTAAAWAELLEQAGFTPLAAAAASAASGALSSWQLGRWTLLLGQNRFASWASWAELGLATAGTATEQLAGLGVPCLSLPGPGPQFKPSFARRQSRLLGGAVVPCHSQQELALKLHQLLADPSECARRGALGRRRMGPAGGSAQLAELVEQQLLG; from the coding sequence ACGGCCACGGAGAGGATCTGATCGCCCAACGGGTTCTGCAGGCCCTACGGGCGCGGCAGCCCAACCTGGAAATTCAGGTACTGCCCCTGGTGGGGCTCGGCGAGGCGTTCAGCGCCGACGCAGCTGCCTGCCACCTGCAGCGGATCGGCCCCCAGCTGCAGCTGCCTAGTGGCGGCTTCAGCAACCAGAGCTTGAGGGGCCTGGCCCGCGACCTCGGGGCCGGCCTGCCCCTGCTGAGCTGGCGCCAACTGCAACTCGTGCGCCACTCGGCCCGTCAAGGCAGCCCGGTGCTCGCAATTGGCGACCTGCTGCCCCTACTGCTGGCCTGGAGCGGCGGCGGCAGCTTCGGCTTCATCGGCACCCCCAAAAGCGACCACACCTGGGCCACTCCGGCCCCAGCGGGCTGGGCGGCGACACTGCTCGCTGATGCTTACCACCGCTGCAAGGGCAGCGAATGGGATCCGTGGGAATGGGCGTTGATGGGCAGCCGGCGCTGCCGGCTCGTGGCCGTGCGCGACCAGCTCACCGCCCAAGGGCTGCAGCGCCACAAGGTGGCAGCCCTGGCTCCTGGCAACCCAATGATGGATGGCTTCCGCCACACCCCTCTGCCGGCCGGGCTGGCAAGCCAGCGGCGCCTAATCCTGCTGGCCGGCAGCCGCCTGCCCGAAGCCCTCGGCAATGCCCGCCGGCTGCTGGGCTGCCTCAGCCTGCAGCAGCCGCGGCAGCCAACCACCGTGCTGGTGGCCTCTGGATCGGCGCCTACGGCCGCCGCCTGGGCCGAGTTGTTGGAGCAAGCGGGCTTTACGCCCCTAGCGGCTGCGGCAGCTAGCGCCGCCAGCGGAGCACTTAGCAGCTGGCAGCTGGGTCGCTGGACCCTGCTGCTTGGCCAAAACCGCTTCGCCAGCTGGGCCAGCTGGGCCGAGCTGGGCCTGGCCACTGCGGGCACTGCCACGGAGCAACTAGCGGGGCTAGGGGTGCCCTGCCTGTCGCTGCCGGGCCCGGGGCCCCAGTTCAAGCCAAGCTTTGCTCGCCGCCAGAGCCGCCTGCTGGGGGGAGCCGTGGTGCCCTGCCATTCCCAACAAGAGCTAGCCCTGAAACTGCACCAACTCCTCGCCGATCCCAGCGAATGCGCCCGGCGGGGCGCCCTGGGCCGGAGGCGGATGGGGCCCGCCGGTGGCAGCGCCCAGCTAGCCGAGCTGGTGGAGCAACAGCTACTGGGATGA